The following coding sequences are from one Treponema parvum window:
- a CDS encoding NAD(+)/NADH kinase — protein sequence MKKCLIIENSFKEDSFAIGREIDEFLSMRNIKASHFVIAEDSKKTKIDSVPFCGNDFVITLGGDGTVLFAARGSAPWNIPVFPVNLGLFGFIAGVQRNSWRSDLDLFIEGKLEAVGRNMIQVDVFRNKKKIFSSNSLNDVVLTSLLHVQMLSFDVVYNKSLLGHFKADGIIVATATGSTAYSVSAGGPIVDPELDAFVLTSINSFSLSVRPLVFNPEGKLSITMLPWRNNSVRAVIDGQDAVELTADDTVVITKSPHKALLAGCTIGNFYEALRSKLNWAGGPHA from the coding sequence ATGAAAAAATGTCTTATTATTGAGAACAGCTTTAAAGAAGACTCTTTTGCCATAGGCAGGGAAATCGACGAGTTTTTGTCCATGCGAAACATAAAGGCTTCGCATTTCGTCATAGCCGAGGATTCTAAAAAGACAAAGATAGACAGCGTCCCTTTTTGCGGAAATGATTTTGTTATAACCTTGGGCGGCGACGGGACCGTTCTTTTTGCCGCACGCGGCAGCGCTCCGTGGAACATACCCGTGTTCCCCGTGAACTTAGGCCTATTCGGTTTTATCGCCGGAGTACAAAGAAATTCATGGCGATCGGATTTGGATTTATTTATAGAAGGGAAACTTGAAGCCGTCGGTCGCAACATGATTCAGGTAGATGTTTTTCGCAATAAAAAAAAGATTTTTTCTTCGAACAGCTTAAACGACGTAGTGCTCACGTCTTTGCTGCACGTTCAAATGCTTTCTTTCGACGTCGTTTACAACAAATCCTTGCTGGGGCATTTTAAAGCCGACGGAATAATCGTAGCCACAGCGACAGGCTCGACCGCATACTCGGTTTCCGCCGGAGGCCCCATTGTAGATCCTGAACTTGACGCCTTTGTGTTGACTTCAATAAATTCCTTTTCTCTGTCGGTACGGCCTTTAGTCTTTAATCCTGAAGGAAAATTATCGATAACGATGCTTCCATGGCGAAACAATTCCGTAAGAGCCGTCATAGACGGGCAGGACGCCGTAGAGCTCACCGCCGACGATACTGTGGTCATAACAAAATCCCCGCACAAGGCTCTGCTCGCGGGCTGTACGATCGGCAATTTTTATGAGGCGCTCCGTTCAAAATTGAATTGGGCGGGAGGGCCGCATGCTTGA